From Solanum lycopersicum chromosome 8, SLM_r2.1, the proteins below share one genomic window:
- the LOC101256903 gene encoding guard cell S-type anion channel SLAC1 — protein sequence MNVGNNHLVDINEVLHEEEEDHKEENSNITMNADKPDTRFNRPMKNREIKRPPRKFSRQVSLETGFSVLNGETSKDKNERKILGRSGNSFGGFGVNGTNGIEARNKGDFNMFRTKSTIARQSSKIPLRKESGIELQNNNVKEGLNDHVKKSVPAGRYFDALTGPELDQVKDSEDILLPKDEKWPFLLRFPIGCFGICLGLSSQAILWRSLALSPVTKFLHVPLFINFAVWLLAVGVLVAVFITYIFKCALYFEAIKREYFHPVRVNFFCAPWIVCMFLAIGAPPKTAPGTLHPAIWCVFMAPIFFLNLKIYGQWLSGGKRRLCKVANPSSHLSVIGNFVGAILAAKVGWKEPGKFLWSIGFAHYLVVFVTLYQRLPTSEALPKELHPVYSMFIATPAAASLAWGAIYDEFDGLARTCYFISLFLYLSLVVRPNFFTGFRFSVAWWSYTFPMTTVSIATIKYAEEVPSFITKALALALSFMSTTMVCILFVSTLLHAFVWKTLFPNDLAIAITKKRYSKDKKPLMKRWTKHSPLSFVTSIGKHNSGDKECASEEEK from the exons ATGAATGTAGGAAACAACCATTTAGTTGATATCAATGAAGTCTTgcatgaagaggaagaagatcACAAGGAAGAAAACAGTAACATTACGATGAATGCTGATAAACCAGACACGCGATTCAACAGGCCtatgaaaaatagagaaataaaaaGGCCTCCTAGGAAGTTCAGCAGGCAAGTGTCACTAGAGACAGGGTTCTCTGTACTCAATGGAGAGacatctaaagataaaaatgaacgAAAAATACTCGGAAGAAGTGGAAATAGTTTTGGAGGATTTGGTGTTAATGGAACAAATGGTATTGAAGCAAGAAATAAAGGAGATTTCAACATGTTTAGGACTAAATCAACTATTGCTAGGCAATCTTCAAAGATACCACTTAGAAAAGAAAGTGGAATTGAACTTCAGAACAATAATGTTAAGGAAGGACTTAATGATCATGTCAAGAAAAGTGTACCTGCTGGAAGATACTTTGATGCTCTTACAGGACCTGAACTTGATCAAGTCAAG GATTCTGAGGACATTCTTCTTCCAAAAGATGAAAAATGGCCTTTTCTACTCAGGTTCCCGATTGGTTGCTTCGGTATATGCCTAGGCCTTAGTAGTCAAGCCATCCTCTGGCGTTCACTTGCTCTGAGTCCTGTCACCAAATTCCTTCATGTTCCACTTTTCATTAACTTCGCGGTTTGGCTGTTAGCAGTGGGGGTTCTCGTTGCAGTCTTCATCACCTATATATTCAAATGTGCTCTTTACTTTGAAGCGATAAAGAGAGAATACTTTCACCCAGTGAGAGTCAACTTCTTTTGTGCTCCATGGATTGTATGCATGTTTTTAGCTATAGGTGCACCTCCTAAAACAGCGCCAGGAACACTTCACCCTGCCATCTGGTGTGTCTTCATGGCCCCGATCTTCTTCCTCAATCTCAAAATTTATGGCCAATGGCTTTCAGGAGGGAAACGACGTCTCTGTAAAGTAGCCAACCCCTCATCTCACCTCTCTGTAATTGGGAATTTCGTGGGAGCTATTTTGGCTGCTAAAGTGGGATGGAAGGAGCCTGGAAAGTTCTTATGGTCCATTGGCTTTGCACATTACCTTGTGGTGTTTGTCACATTATATCAAAGGTTGCCAACGAGTGAAGCGTTGCCTAAGGAACTCCACCCTGTTTATTCCATGTTCATTGCCACTCCAGCTGCAGCTAGCCTTGCTTGGGGGGCTATATATGATGAATTTGATGGCTTGGCAAGAACCTGCTACTTCATATCACTATTTCTCTACTTATCATTGGTTGTACGTCCCAACTTCTTCACAGGATTCAG ATTTTCAGTTGCATGGTGGTCATATACTTTTCCAATGACCACAGTTTCAATAGCAACCATAAAGTATGCAGAGGAGGTTCCATCTTTCATTACCAAGGCTTTGGCTTTGGCCCTATCGTTCATGTCAACAACAATGGTCTGCATATTATTCGTCTCAACCCTTCTGCATGCTTTTGTCTGGAAAACCTTGTTTCCCAATGATCTCGCCATTGCcataacaaagaaaagatacaGCAAGGATAAGAAGCCTTTGATGAAGCGTTGGACAAAACATTCACCTCTTTCATTTGTCACGTCAATAGGGAAACATAACTCAGGAGACAAAGAGTGCGCCTCTGAGGAGGAGAAATGA
- the LOC101244217 gene encoding mavicyanin-like has product MASTSVMIAVIVVVVATPAMATDHWVGDDQGWKLDFNYTAWAATKQFHVGDKLIFKYKKDVHNVYKADHEAFKSCTPSSDVTPLTSGNDEISLASPGKKWYICGVGKHCEKGMKLAINVWPAESVSPAPSPSSPGSSSSSSFASSISPDSKFVALLVAAFAMIVMIMT; this is encoded by the exons atgGCATCGACATCTGTTATGATTGcagttattgttgttgttgttgccaCTCCAGCAATGGCAACTGATCATTGGGTTGGTGATGATCAAGGTTGGAAACTCGATTTTAATTACACAGCTTGGGCTGCTACGAAACAGTTCCACGTTGGAGATAAGCTCA TATTCAAGTACAAGAAAGACGTTCACAACGTGTACAAAGCAGATCATGAAGCATTCAAAAGCTGTACACCAAGTAGCGATGTTACGCCATTAACATCTGGAAATGATGAGATTTCCCTGGCTTCGCCAGGGAAAAAATGGTACATTTGTGGTGTAGGTAAACATTGTGAAAAGGGAATGAAACTTGCTATTAATGTTTGGCCAGCAGAATCAGTATCCCCTGCTCCGTCACCAAGTAGCCctggttcttcttcttcttcttcatttgcatCTTCAATTTCTCCCGATTCAAAATTTGTTGCTTTGCTTGTTGCTGCATTTGCAATGATCGTCATGATCATGACTTGA